A window from Setaria italica strain Yugu1 chromosome VIII, Setaria_italica_v2.0, whole genome shotgun sequence encodes these proteins:
- the LOC101753203 gene encoding probable WRKY transcription factor 64, with amino-acid sequence MALDSVPPYPCELGSNRAARTQHQRIRKDERTWTSDTYAPYDDGHQWRKYGEKKLSNSNFPRFYYRCTYKNDMKCPATKQVQQKDTSDPPLFSVTYFNHHTCSTSSAPIGGTRDTTAQSSSRKAVSICFSPQTASEQHTFLTSSALPQSPSIHSYRANQQPERNPYASQFQWTDTSSPTSSGPFMIEIDNVSGASASSSSSGALPRTLLPIDQSRCIEYFHFL; translated from the exons ATGGCTCTGGACTCTGTTCCTCCTTATCCCTGCGAGTTGGGATCCAACAGGGCTGCCAGAACCCAGCACCAAAGGATCAG GAAAGATGAGCGCACCTGGACCTCGGATACTTACGCACCTTATGACGACGGGCACCAGTGGAGGAAGTACGGCGAGAAGAAGCTCTCCAACTCCAACTTCCCAAG GTTCTATTACAGATGCACCTACAAGAACGACATGAAGTGCCCTGCCACAAAGCAAGTCCAGCAGAAGGACACCAGCGATCCACCATTGTTCTCCGTCACTTATTTCAACCATCACACCTGCAGCACCAGTTCAGCTCCCATTGGAGGCACTAGAGATACCACAGCGCAGTCATCTTCAAGAAAGGCAGTATCAATCTGCTTCAGCCCGCAGACCGCCAGCGAGCAACACACATTCTTGACTTCCTCTGCTCTGCCGCAATCCCCGAGCATACATTCTTACAGAGCCAACCAACAACCAGAGAGGAACCCCTATGCAAGCCAGTTTCAGTGGACAGACACATCGTCACCTACAAGTAGCGGTCCGTTTATGATTGAGATTGACAATGTTTCAGGAGCAAGCGCTTCGTCCAGCAGCTCTGGTGCTCTGCCGCGGACGTTGCTGCCGATCGATCAGTCCAGATGCATCGAGTACTTCCATTTCTTGTGA
- the LOC101754029 gene encoding probable WRKY transcription factor 54 — MGEGAVREVAQVYERIKIQHPLLLHYSSSHHHQPTTQLAHNLLSDALRALNLALSVMKQHPAAAAGSVTPRIVQAAEPQISPPSPASADPQAIVTSTARSGKRRRSSVMLEGKKSSWVNFTTVPYEDGYEWRKYGEKKINGTSYTRSYFRCTYKDDTGCLATKHVQQKDCNSDPPMFQVTYNNGHTCKNFTTTTAANNNSGSSNNLALIGCCNSSEGVTKISSRNNGHAGAAMNNIKQEQPPVLLPPILEISALPFDGKPPSMTSSCISGESWDEYSAGDMAQIAEASAGDDLLYDPELFVLCTSFKVY; from the exons ATGGGCGAGGGCGCGGTGAGGGAGGTAGCGCAGGTGTACGAGCGCATCAAGATCCAGcaccctctcctcctccactaCTCCTCCTCGCACCATCATCAGCCGACGACCCAGCTGGCGCACAACCTCCTCAGCGACGCGCTGCGAGCCCTCAACCTCGCGCTCTCCGTCATGAAGCAacatcctgctgctgctgctggttcaGTGACACCAAGGATCGTCCAAGCTGCAGAGCCTCAAATCTCACCGCCCAGCCCAGCATCTGCCGACCCCCAAGCAATAGTGACCAGCACGGCAAGAAGCGGCAAGCGAAGAAG ATCATCGGTGATGTTGGAAGGCAAAAAATCATCATGGGTCAACTTTACCACCGTGCCCTACGAGGACGGCTACGAGTGGAGGAAATACGGCGAGAAGAAGATCAACGGCACCAGCTACACGAGGAGCTACTTCAGGTGCACCTACAAGGACGACACAGGTTGCCTGGCAACAAAGCACGTCCAGCAGAAGGACTGTAACAGTGACCCTCCCATGTTCCAAGTCACCTACAACAACGGCCACACTTGCAAGAACTTCACTACCACCACAGCTGCCAACAACAACAGCGGCAGTAGTAACAATCTTGCACTAATAGGTTGCTGCAACAGCAGCGAGGGAGTAACAAAAATCAGTTCTCGAAATAATGGCCATGCCGGTGCCGCCATGAATAATATCAAGCAAGAACAACCGCCAGTGCTGCTGCCGCCTATTCTCGAGATTTCTGCTCTCCCTTTCGATGGAAAACCGCCGTCGATGACAAGTTCATGCATCTCCGGCGAGTCCTGGGATGAATATTCTGCAGGGGACATGGCGCAGATAGCGGAAGCATCAGCTGGAGATGACCTTCTCTATGATCCGGAGCTTTTTGTCCTGTGCACCAGCTTCAAGGTCTACTAG
- the LOC101753611 gene encoding pentatricopeptide repeat-containing protein At1g09900 encodes MRLLAAAARQPKTPHPLLVALHRLLSTATTTSSYDPTAQFLHPDHRRVLSLPASLRHDALLALARLLKTAPLCHLALHAVSPPRSSGSPSSTPLAARFAAASRLAASASALRPFAAVLLAALLPAASPDLLSWSSSYGSTGGSARVRYAALRLALHAFLAAGMAAEALQVLARVRRSGNTPSLSALAALLRLLFRSGEVRAAWNVFEEMATRGPRPSLAIFSAMILGFCHRGMLRVASGLLGVMEKKFSIVPDVCSYNILIKGHCLFGWSGDAFKLFEEMRRAGCEPTVVTYNILVDVLCHEGRMVEARSLFDEMAQVGIKANTITFNVLIDGYAKTGQMDEASAAYKEMKVRGLVPDSCTFNILAAGSYKFGHAAQLVHDREMFCSDTADDLDVLVCRLCWDGRLDGAWELLRGAIEQGVPVSVAGFNALIAAYSKEGLHDAAFQVYRIMNKLGLAPSTHTFCYLVMGLCNQGRLDEAQLVLEHMVSKGYCLSTSFTIYLDASFREGDAVRALKCWDDMEKIGLQPDFIAFSAYVNGLCRLDYVNEAYQAFAEMTTRGLVPNNITYNSIISAFCRAGNMSEALKLQQKMRQSGLVPDVYTSNILIDGLCREGNLKMVDNHLLDMCSNGLIPDTVTYNTIINAYCRAQDMNGAMNFMNKMFAAGCEPDIFTYNIWMHSLCSNHMLNQAGKVLDELVAMGCHPNSVTYNTLMDGICSDVLDRAMILTGRLIKMAFQPNTITLNVFLSHFCKQGFGKRALMWAEKLREDSFVFDDATRNIIDWAQREMENDPQANNEDIDRCLFLEFLMFMTYETMHNSRFSKARHVPTDKGSDPAGTNMIKILDAG; translated from the coding sequence atgcgcctcctcgccgcggcggcgaggcaaccCAAAACACCGCACCCTCTTCTCGtcgccctccaccgcctcctctcaACGgctaccaccacctcctcctacGATCCAACCGCGCAGTTCCTCCATCCCGACCACCGCCGCGTCCTCTCGCTGCCGGCGTCGCTCCGCCACGACGCCCTCCTCGCACTCGCGCGCCTCCTCAAGACCGCCCCGTTATGCCACCTCGCCCTTCACGCCGTCAGCCCCCCACGCTCCTCTGGCTCCCCTTCCTCCACCCCACTCGCTGCCCGCTTCGCCGCCGCATCCCGCCTCGCGGCATCGGCGTCAGCGCTCCGCCCCTTCGCCGCGGTCCTCCTCGCGGCGCTCCTCCCGGCCGCCTCCCCGGACCTCCTttcctggtcatcctcctacgGAAGCACCGGCGGAAGCGCTCGCGTGCGGTACGCCGCGCTCCGGCTCGCGCTCCACGCGTTCCTCGCCGCGGGCATGGCGGCCGAGGCGCTCCAGGTGCTCGCGCGCGTCCGTCGCTCCGGGAATACGCCCAGCCTCTCCGCGCTGGCGGCATTGCTGCGCCTTCTCTTCCGCAGCGGGGAGGTTCGCGCTGCCTGGAACGTGTTCGAGGAAATGGCCACGAGGGGACCGCGCCCGAGCCTTGCCATCTTCAGCGCCATGATCCTCGGGTTCTGCCACAGGGGGATGCTGCGCGTCGCCTCCGGGCTGCTTGGGGTCATGGAAAAGAAGTTCAGTATCGTCCCGGATGTGTGCAGCTATAACATCCTCATCAAGGGGCATTGTTTGTTTGGGTGGTCGGGGGACGCCTTCAAACTGTTTGAGGAAATGCGCAGGGCAGGATGTGAGCCAACGGTTGTGACCTATAACATACTGGTGGATGTTCTGTGCCATGAGGGGAGGATGGTGGAAGCGAGGAGCCTGTTCGATGAGATGGCACAGGTGGGGATCAAAGCAAATACAATCACCTTCAATGTCTTGATTGACGGGTATGCAAAGACCGGACAGATGGATGAGGCCAGTGCGGCCTATAAGGAGATGAAAGTGAGGGGATTAGTGCCGGATTCCTGCACCTTCAACATTCTTGCTGCTGGATCCTACAAGTTTGGGCATGCTGCCCAGTTAGTCCATGACCGTGAAATGTTTTGTTCAGATACGGCTGATGACTTGGATGTGTTGGTCTGTAGGCTTTGTTGGGATGGCCGATTGGATGGTGCCTGGGAGCTTCTGCGCGGTGCTATTGAGCAGGGTGTTCCTGTTAGTGTTGCTGGATTTAATGCGTTGATTGCTGCTTATAGCAAGGAGGGACTCCATGACGCAGCTTTTCAAGTATATAGAATTATGAACAAGTTGGGACTGGCACCTTCAACACATACTTTTTGTTACTTGGTAATGGGGCTGTGCAATCAAGGAAGGCTTGATGAGGCGCAGCTTGTTCTAGAACACATGGTCAGTAAGGGATATTGTCTAAGCACATCATTTACTATCTACTTGGATGCATCCTTCAGAGAGGGTGATGCAGTCCGTGCTTTGAAATGTTGGGATGATATGGAAAAAATAGGTCTGCAGCCTGATTTTATTGCCTTCTCAGCATATGTCAATGGCCTATGCCGATTAGATTATGTGAATGAGGCTTATCAGGCATTTGCTGAGATGACAACAAGAGGACTTGTACCGAACAATATTACTTACAACTCCATCATATCTGCATTTTGTCGGGCAGGCAATATGTCTGAAGCTTTGAAGTTACAGCAGAAGATGAGGCAGAGTGGCCTTGTTCCTGATGTTTACACAAGCAACATTCTAATCGACGGTTTGTGCAGAGAAGGAAACTTGAAGATGGTGGACAACCATTTATTGGACATGTGCAGTAATGGTCTAATCCCGGACACAGTGACATACAATACGATAATCAATGCTTATTGCAGGGCTCAGGATATGAACGGCGCTATGAATTTCATGAATAAGATGTTTGCAGCTGGTTGTGAACCAGATATTTTCACATATAATATTTGGATGCATAGCCTCTGCAGCAACCATATGTTGAACCAAGCAGGGAAGGTGTTAGATGAGCTTGTTGCTATGGGTTGTCATCCTAATTCAGTTACATACAATACATTGATGGATGGCATTTGCAGTGATGTTCTTGATCGAGCTATGATACTGACTGGCAGGCTGATTAAGATGGCTtttcaaccaaacactatcaCACTTAATGTTTTCCTTTCTCATTTCTGCAAGCAAGGGTTTGGGAAGAGAGCCCTTATGTGGGCTGAGAAGCTCAGAGAAGATTCTTTTGTTTTTGATGATGCTACTAGAAATATAATTGATTGGGCACAAAGGGAAATGGAGAATGATCCCCAGGCTAACAACGAGGACATAGATAGGTGCCTGTTTCTCGAGTTCTTAATGTTCATGACATATGAGACTATGCACAACAGCAGATTCTCAAAGGCTAGGCATGTGCCTACAGATAAAGGTTCTGATCCTGCTGGCACCAACATGATCAAAATTTTGGATGCTGGTTGA
- the LOC101752790 gene encoding probable WRKY transcription factor 62 — protein sequence MNILESSTHSSRQVAINEIEHQRALMMDLHDLILPILDTHSGQAKLVQQLFQDIFNSSSKVISFLELGDNSEKQANLIKYKRKHGKNNMESHILEEETKEIGNKRRKNAEHIGSVVTQAPYFDGYQWRKYGQKWISKAKHSRSYYRCANSKGQGCLATKTVQQKETDGSGTVRLFDVDYYGQHICKKDGIIHPYVVETTCHSVPIVNHNQSSISTFVNNDVHGIQDENYENLFMVPDMPECLKDLTDTEMERALELTCMNLPLISEDIWA from the exons ATGAACATCCTTGAATCTTCCACTCATAGTAGCCGCCAAGTGGCGATCAATGAGATTGAGCACCAAAGGGCTCTCATGATGGACCTACATGACCTTATCCTACCAATACTTGATACCCATAGTGGGCAGGCGAAGCTTGTTCAGCAACTCTTTCAAGATATATTCAATTCCTCAAGTAAGGTTATCTCTTTTCTAGAACTTGGTGACAACAGTGAGAAGCAGGCCAATCTTATCAAATATAAAAGAAAACATGGTAAGAACAACATGGAGAGTCACATATTGGAGGAGGAAACCAAGGAAATTGGAAACAAGAGAAG GAAGAATGCGGAACACATAGGTTCAGTTGTGACACAAGCACCATACTTTGATGGATATCAATGGAGGAAGTATGGGCAGAAGTGGATCTCCAAAGCAAAGCATTCTAG GAGCTATTATAGATGTGCCAATAGTAAAGGGCAAGGGTGTCTTGCAACCAAGACTGTGCAACAGAAGGAAACCGATGGAAGTGGAACGGTGAGGTTGTTCGATGTTGACTATTATGGCCAGCACATTTGCAAGAAGGATGGCATAATTCATCCATATGTTGTTGAGACAACGTGCCATAGTGTCCCAATTGTCAATCATAACCAAAGCAGTATCTCAACGTTTGTCAATAATGATGTCCATGGAATTCAGGACGAAAACTATGAAAACTTATTCATGGTGCCAGACATGCCAGAATGTTTGAAAGATTTGACAGATACTGAAATGGAAAGGGCACTGGAGCTTACCTGTATGAACTTGCCACTGATCTCTGAGGATATATGGGCATAA